The genomic DNA ATAAATATAACTTTTGTAAAAGATTGATAACTAAGATAAAGCAGTTAAATATTGTAGAAGTTTTGAAAAAGAACATGCACTTTTATTTAAACGGATTCAGGAAAGCGAACAATCTAGTAATGTATGAAAAGTACCATGAGATAGAGCGTTCCTGTTGTAAAGGTGGGGATAGTGATGACTTGTCAAAACTGTAATATAAGACCAGCAACTTTACATTATACAAAAGTAATTAACGAGAAGAAGGCGGAAGTTCATCTTTGTGAGCAATGTGCAGAGCAAAGTGGCTATACGTCTTTCTTTCCATCATCGCAGTCTAACTTTTCATTTCATGATTTATTTGCTGGTTTATTACACGGTGAATCAACAATGTTTGAAGAAGGAAAAAATGGATTTTCAAATGCAGATATAGTAAGATGTCCAGATTGTAAGATGACATATGAACAATTTACAAAAGTCGGACGTTTTGGCTGTTATTCTTGTTACGATACATTTAAGGAGCATTTAAAGCCATTATTAAAACGCCTTCACGGTGGGCATACAGAACATTGTGGGAAAATTCCGGAACGTATAGAAGGAAATATCCACTTAAAGAAAGAATTAGATGAACTAAAACTTATTCTGAAACAATACGTACAGAAAGAGGAATTTGAGAAAGCTGCAGAAGTAAGAGATAAGATCCGAGGTCTTGAAATACAGCTTAGTGAGCATAGAGAGGGGGAATAGTTCTATGTCACTGGACAAAATTATGAACGAAGCAATTAGTCCATGGATGAAGGGGGATGGCCCTGATTCTGATATTGTTTTAAGTAGTCGAATTCGTTTGGCTCGTAACTTTAAACAATATCAATTTTCCACTATGCAAAACGAAGAAGAAGCTAAACAGATTCATGAATTATTCAAAAAGAAATTCATAAATAAAGCAGTAGGGTCTTTTGGGGAGTTTGGACTATTAAAGATGAATGAATTAACCCCTCTTCAAAGGAGAGTTTTAGTCGAAAAGCATTTAATTAGTCCAAATCTTGCAGGGACAGAATATGGAGCATGTCTACTATCAGAAAGTGAACATATTAGTGTTATGCTTAATGAAGAAGACCATATTCGGATTCAGTGCCTATTTTCAGGATTACAGTTATCAGAGGCACTTCAAAGTGCCAATCAAATAGATAATTGGATTGAGAAAGAAGTTGAATACGCTTTTGATGAATCACTTGGATATATTACGAGTTGTCCTACTAATGTTGGCACAGGGTTAAGAGCTTCTGTGATGATACATTTACCGGGACTGGTTTTAACAAAAAGAATTAGCCGTATTATACAAGTAATTCAAAAATTAGGGTTAGTAGTAAGAGGAATATACGGTGAAGGTAGCGAAGCGTTAGGTAATATATTTCAAGTTTCAAATCAAATGACGCTAGGAAAGTCTGAAGAAGATATTATTGCAGATTTAAAGAGTGTCATTCAACAAATTATACAGCAAGAAAAAATGGCTAGAGAATTAATTGTACAAAATTCAAGTATTGAACTTGAAGATAAGGTTTATCGTTCTTACGGCATACTAGCAAACAGTCGTTTAATTCAATCTGCAGAAGCAGCCAATTGCTTATCAGATGTACGACTTGGTATTGATCTAGGATATATAAAAGGTATATCGAGAAATATTTTGACTGAGCTAATGGTTCTTACGCAACCAGGTATTTTACAACAATACGCAGGTGGACCTTTAGGGCCAGAAGAAAGAGATTATCGAAGAGCAACCTTAATCCGTGAGCGATTAAGTATTGAAAAAAACTAAGCGCAAGTAGGAGGCGATTTCTATGATGTTTGGAAGATTTACAGAAAGAGCACAGAAAGTGTTAGCTTTATCTCAAGAGGAAGCAATTCGTATTGGGCATAATAATATTGGAACAGAACATATTTTACTTGGGCTTGTACGCGAAGGTGAAGGAATTGCAGCAAAAGCATTAATTGCTCTTGGATTAAGTCCAGAGAAAGTTCAAAAAGAAGTAGAAGCGTTAATTGGGCGAGGAACAGAAGCTTCTCAAACTGTACATTATACACCTCGTGCTAAAAAGGTTATTGAATTATCTATGGATGAAGCGCGTAAGCTAGGCCATTCTTACGTTGGAACAGAACACATTTTACTCGGTTTAATCCGTGAAGGTGAAGGTGTAGCCGCACGTGTTTTAAATAATTTAGGTGTAAGTCTAAATAAAGCAAGACAACAAGTGTTACAACTTCTTGGAAGTAATGAAGCTAGTTCAGGTCATCAAGGTGGTTCAGCAACAAATGCAAATACACCGACACTGGACAGTTTAGCAAGGGACTTAACAGTTGTTGCACGTGAAAATCGCTTAGACCCTGTTATTGGACGCGGTAAAGAAATTCAACGTGTAATTGAGGTATTAAGCCGTAGAACGAAAAATAACCCAGTATTAATTGGTGAGCCTGGTGTAGGTAAAACGGCAATTGCAGAAGGATTAGCACAGCAAATTGTAAATAATGAAGTTCCTGAAACTTTAAGAGATAAGCGTGTTATGACACTAGATATGGGTACAGTGGTAGCTGGAACAAAATATCGCGGTGAATTTGAAGATCGTTTAAAGAAAGTGATGGATGAAATTCGCCAAGCAGGCAATATTATTCTATTTATTGATGAGCTTCATACATTAATTGGTGCAGGTGGAGCAGAAGGTGCAATCGATGCATCGAATATTTTAAAACCATCTTTAGCACGAGGAGAGCTACAATGTATTGGGGCAACAACTTTAGATGAGTATCGTAAATATATTGAAAAAGACGCGGCTTTAGAAAGACGTTTTCAACCAATTCATGTTGATGAGCCAAGTTTAGAAGAATCGATTCAAATCTTGAAAGGTTTACGTGATCGTTATGAGGCGCATCACCGTGTATCTATTACAGATGACGCTATTGATGCAGCTGTAAAACTTTCAGATCGTTATATTACAGATCGCTTTTTACCGGATAAAGCAATTGATTTAATTGATGAAGCTGCTTCAAAAGTTCGCTTACGTTCTTATACAACACCACCAAACTTAAAAGAGCTTGAAGTGAAGCTTGAGGAGATTCGAAAAGAAAAAGATGCAGCTGTACAAAGTCAAGAATTTGAAAAGGCTGCATCCTTACGTGATATGGAGCAACGCTTACGTGAGAAGTTAGAAGATACAAAACGTCAATGGAAAGAGCAACAAGGAAAAGAAAATTCAGAGGTTACGGTAGAAGATATTGCAAATGTCGTTTCTACATGGACGCGTATCCCAGTTTCTAAACTTGCACAAACAGAGACTGATAAATTATTAAATTTAGAATCCATTCTTCATGATCGTTTGATTGGTCAAGATGAAGCAGTAGTAGCAGTAGCAAAAGCTGTTCGTCGTGCAAGAGCAGGATTAAAAGATCCGAAGCGCCCGATTGGTTCATTTATTTTCTTAGGACCAACAGGTGTAGGTAAAACAGAACTTGCAAGAGCACTAGCAGAATCTATGTTCGGTGATGAAGATGCAATGATTCGCATCGATATGTCAGAGTATATGGAGAAGCATTCTACTTCCCGTTTAGTTGGTTCTCCTCCAGGATATGTTGGATATGAAGAAGGTGGACAATTAACAGAGAAAGTTCGTCGCAAGCCATATTCAGTTGTATTATTAGATGAGGTAGAGAAAGCTCATCCGGATGTATTTAATATTCTACTACAAGTATTAGAAGATGGTCGTTTAACAGATTCTAAAGGACGTACAGTTGATTTCCGTAATACAATTGTTATTATGACGTCTAACGTTGGTGCCGAGGCGTTAAAACGTAACAAACATCTTGGATTTAATGTCCAAGATGAAAGCCGTGATTATTCGGATATGAAAGGTAAAGTAATGGATGAGTTGAAAAAGGCATTTCGTCCAGAATTCTTAAACCGTATTGATGAAATTATCGTATTCCATATGCTTGAGAAAAAACATATTCAAGAGATTGTAACTCTTATGGTAAATCAGTTAGTAAATCGCTTAAAAGAACAAGAAATCGAATTGCACTTAACGGAAGGGGCAATTTCAGCTATTGCAGATAAAGGATTTGATCGTGAGTATGGCGCTCGTCCACTTCGCAGAGCAATTCAGAAACATGTAGAAGATAGACTATCAGAAGAACTTTTAAAAGGTGCTATTGAGAAAGGACAAAAAGTTATCTTTGATGTAGAAGGAGAATCATTTGTCATTCATAGTGCGGAAAAGGTAAAATAAGTATAGACAAACAAAGAGGGCTACGCGATAGCCCTCTTTCTTGTACGAGAAGGATAAACGTTTATAGACGAAAGTGAAGTGAACTATAAAAAGGTATGGCTAAAAAGAAAACGAAATTTATATGTCAAGAATGTGGTTATCAGTCACCAAAATATATGGGTAAATGTCCTGGATGTGGTCAATGGAATACACTTGTTGAAGAAATGGAGCCAGTTGTATCATCTAGGCGCCTTAATTACGCGAATGCAATTCAAACGGAAGTAACAAAACCAAGACGTCTTACCGAAGTAGAAACAAAGTCTGAGGCACGTATTGAAACGGAATTTCAAGAGTTTAATCGTGTGCTTGGTGGTGGAATTGTAGATGGGTCCTTAGTGCTTATTGGTGGAGACCCTGGGATTGGAAAATCAACATTACTATTACAGATTTCATCACAATTAGCAGATTCTTCATATGATGTATTATACATATCGGGTGAGGAGTCGGCAAAGCAGATTAAACTTCGTGCAGATCGTTTGCATGTAAAGGGTAGCAATCTATTTGTTGTAGCAGAGACAGACCTGCAGCGTATTGCAGCACATATTGAAGAGATGAATCCAGCTTTTGTTGTTATTGATTCTATT from Bacillus cereus G9842 includes the following:
- a CDS encoding UvrB/UvrC motif-containing protein — its product is MTCQNCNIRPATLHYTKVINEKKAEVHLCEQCAEQSGYTSFFPSSQSNFSFHDLFAGLLHGESTMFEEGKNGFSNADIVRCPDCKMTYEQFTKVGRFGCYSCYDTFKEHLKPLLKRLHGGHTEHCGKIPERIEGNIHLKKELDELKLILKQYVQKEEFEKAAEVRDKIRGLEIQLSEHREGE
- a CDS encoding protein arginine kinase; the encoded protein is MSLDKIMNEAISPWMKGDGPDSDIVLSSRIRLARNFKQYQFSTMQNEEEAKQIHELFKKKFINKAVGSFGEFGLLKMNELTPLQRRVLVEKHLISPNLAGTEYGACLLSESEHISVMLNEEDHIRIQCLFSGLQLSEALQSANQIDNWIEKEVEYAFDESLGYITSCPTNVGTGLRASVMIHLPGLVLTKRISRIIQVIQKLGLVVRGIYGEGSEALGNIFQVSNQMTLGKSEEDIIADLKSVIQQIIQQEKMARELIVQNSSIELEDKVYRSYGILANSRLIQSAEAANCLSDVRLGIDLGYIKGISRNILTELMVLTQPGILQQYAGGPLGPEERDYRRATLIRERLSIEKN
- the clpC gene encoding ATP-dependent protease ATP-binding subunit ClpC, with the protein product MMFGRFTERAQKVLALSQEEAIRIGHNNIGTEHILLGLVREGEGIAAKALIALGLSPEKVQKEVEALIGRGTEASQTVHYTPRAKKVIELSMDEARKLGHSYVGTEHILLGLIREGEGVAARVLNNLGVSLNKARQQVLQLLGSNEASSGHQGGSATNANTPTLDSLARDLTVVARENRLDPVIGRGKEIQRVIEVLSRRTKNNPVLIGEPGVGKTAIAEGLAQQIVNNEVPETLRDKRVMTLDMGTVVAGTKYRGEFEDRLKKVMDEIRQAGNIILFIDELHTLIGAGGAEGAIDASNILKPSLARGELQCIGATTLDEYRKYIEKDAALERRFQPIHVDEPSLEESIQILKGLRDRYEAHHRVSITDDAIDAAVKLSDRYITDRFLPDKAIDLIDEAASKVRLRSYTTPPNLKELEVKLEEIRKEKDAAVQSQEFEKAASLRDMEQRLREKLEDTKRQWKEQQGKENSEVTVEDIANVVSTWTRIPVSKLAQTETDKLLNLESILHDRLIGQDEAVVAVAKAVRRARAGLKDPKRPIGSFIFLGPTGVGKTELARALAESMFGDEDAMIRIDMSEYMEKHSTSRLVGSPPGYVGYEEGGQLTEKVRRKPYSVVLLDEVEKAHPDVFNILLQVLEDGRLTDSKGRTVDFRNTIVIMTSNVGAEALKRNKHLGFNVQDESRDYSDMKGKVMDELKKAFRPEFLNRIDEIIVFHMLEKKHIQEIVTLMVNQLVNRLKEQEIELHLTEGAISAIADKGFDREYGARPLRRAIQKHVEDRLSEELLKGAIEKGQKVIFDVEGESFVIHSAEKVK